The window GCCCGCGCACGACAGTTCCGATTCTCATGCTCATTTCCTCATCCCTTCCCTGTGCTGAGAAAACAATCTTCCGCTGTTCTTCTTTATTTCATCGAAAATTTCTTGTTGTTTCTTAAGCTGCAAACACGATACGATAGATGTACGGAAAGGAAGGAGCGAATCCTATGGCACAGGCAGTTGTAAATTTTTCTATGGATGCAGTCTTGAAAGAGCAGATGGAGCAGACATGCCATGCGATGGGCCTGACAATGGCATCCGCCTTCACGATGTTTGCTACAAAAGTCACGCGAGAACAGCGCATTCCTTTTGAAGTATCCGCCGACCCCTTTTACAGCGAAGCTAATATGGAGCGGCTGCGAAAATCCATCGCCCAAATGGAAGCAACCGGCGGTACAAATGACCATCTTACAGCAAACAAAAGGGGCTGTCGCACTTAGATCATGTGCGGCAGCCCCTTTTTCCATAGAGAAATATCTATCCTCATCCCGAAATCATCAGGATTCTTCTCACAGAAGTTCTGTCATGCGCT of the Selenomonas sputigena genome contains:
- a CDS encoding type II toxin-antitoxin system RelB/DinJ family antitoxin, whose translation is MAQAVVNFSMDAVLKEQMEQTCHAMGLTMASAFTMFATKVTREQRIPFEVSADPFYSEANMERLRKSIAQMEATGGTNDHLTANKRGCRT